Proteins found in one Nerophis lumbriciformis linkage group LG27, RoL_Nlum_v2.1, whole genome shotgun sequence genomic segment:
- the LOC133570302 gene encoding uncharacterized protein isoform X1 encodes MNMIVFFLLAVQMHSVVSVNHSLRHIQLVYYRDSQLKQYVDDGTLDGQDIFFYRSKNRQVEPVQDWMRKITAEDPQYWQRETKKAVVREQFLTNRFETYLKDLNQTEGDQVAVWFSGCKWNDETDEVTGWYMEDMEFTEDENPMKRWTAAKDQGDHIKLIWDDDKAPPDTFMFDSEECPSYLKMLVSILTRTELPKVSLLQETPSSPASCNATGFYPDKAVMFWRKDGERLHEGVDHGEMLQDGTFQMSVDLNVTADMEGKYECVFQLTGVKEDIVTELESRSILSNASGEDLNTTISGNNSQATSWPTTITIRPTTSGTSNDNQTTTWPNTTIEGTTRPSLNNSDATPPTPGHMKSTDHLEDLNTTISGNNSQATSRPTTITIRPTTNGTSNDNQTTTWPNTTIEATTRPSLNNSDATPPTPGHNLNTTISGNNSQATSWPTTITIRPTTSGTSNDNQTTTWPNTTIEATTRPSLNNSDATPPTPGHMKSTDHLEDLNTTISGNNSQATSWPTTITIRPTTSGTSNDNQTTTWPNTTIEATTRPSLNNSDATPPTPGHNLNTTISGNNSQATSWPTTITIRPTTRGTSNDNQTTTWPNTTIEATTRPSLNNSDATPPTPGHMKSTDHLEDLNSTISGNNSQATSRPTTITIRPTTNGTSNDNQTTTWPNTTIEATTRPSLNNSDATPPTPGHNLNTIISGENSQATSRPTTITIRPTTSATTRPSLNNFEPTPRTPGHIKYTDYLEENLSVKVAVVTVGVVAGAVLLSAIIFGIVKRYRHTHGFYWVNRPTESWVTVAMRHLSLTRSESDSESESESE; translated from the exons ATGAATATGATTGTCTTCTTTCTTCTGGCCGTGCAAATGCACAGTGTGGTGTCAG tgAATCACTCTCTGCGGCATATCCAACTGGTGTACTATCGAGATTCACAGCTCAAGCAGTATGTTGACGATGGTACTCTGGATGGCCAAGACATTTTCTTCTACAGGAGCAAGAACAGACAAGTAGAACCGGTTCAGGACTGGATGAGAAAAATCACAGCAGAAGATCCTCAGTACTGGCAGAGAGAGACCAAGAAGGCTGTTGTTCGTGAGCAGTTCCTCACAAACAGATTTGAAACTTATTTGAAGGATTTGAATCAAACTGaag GTGATCAAGTTGCTGTGTGGTTTTCTGGATGTAaatggaatgatgagactgatgaggtCACAGGTTGGTATATGGAAGACATGGAATTTACTGAAGACGAAAACCCAATGAAGAGATGGACCGCAGCAAAAGATCAAGGGGATCACATCAAACTGATCTGGGACGATGACAAAGCTCCCCCAGACACCTTCATGTTCGACAGTGAGGAGtgtccttcttacttgaagaTGCTTGTGAGCATCTTAACGAGAACAG agctTCCAAAGGTGTCCCTACTCCAGGAGACACCATCTTCTCCGGCCAGCTGCAACGCAACAGGTTTCTACCCCGACAAAGCCGTCatgttttggaggaaagacggcgagAGGCTGCACGAGGGCGTGGACCACGGAGAAATGCTCCAAgacggaaccttccagatgtcTGTGGACCTGAACGTGACGGCCGACAtggagggcaagtacgaatgtgtgtttCAGCTGACTGGCGTCAAGGAGGACATCGTCACCGAGCTGGAGAGCagaagcatcctgagcaacgcGAGCGGtgaag ACCTCAATACAACCATCTCTGGTAATAACAGCCAAGCGACGTCATGGCCTACCACCATCACTATCAGACCAACAACCAGCGGTACTTCCAATGACAACCAAACTACTACCTGGCCGAACACAACCATTGAAGGAACCACCCGACCCAGTCTCAACAACTCGGATGCCACCCCGCCAACTCCTGGTCACATGAAGTCCACAGATCATCTGGAAG ACCTCAATACAACCATCTCTGGTAATAACAGCCAAGCAACCTCACGGCCGACCACCATCACTATCAGACCAACAACCAACGGTACTTCCAATGACAACCAAACTACTACCTGGCCGAACACAACCATTGAAGCAACCACCCGACCCAGTCTCAACAACTCGGACGCCACCCCGCCAACTCCTGGTCACA ACCTCAATACAACCATCTCTGGTAATAACAGCCAAGCGACGTCATGGCCTACCACCATCACTATCAGACCAACAACCAGCGGTACTTCCAATGACAACCAAACTACTACCTGGCCGAACACAACCATTGAAGCAACCACCCGACCCAGTCTCAACAACTCGGATGCCACCCCGCCAACTCCTGGTCACATGAAGTCCACAGATCATCTGGAAG ACCTTAATACAACCATCTCTGGTAATAACAGCCAAGCGACGTCATGGCCTACCACCATCACTATCAGACCAACAACCAGCGGTACTTCCAATGACAACCAAACTACTACCTGGCCGAACACAACCATTGAAGCAACCACCCGACCCAGTCTCAACAACTCGGACGCCACCCCGCCAACTCCTGGTCACA ACCTCAATACAACCATCTCTGGTAATAACAGCCAAGCAACGTCATGGCCTACCACCATCACTATCAGACCAACAACCCGCGGTACTTCCAATGACAACCAAACTACTACCTGGCCGAACACAACCATTGAAGCAACCACCCGACCCAGTCTCAACAACTCGGATGCCACCCCGCCAACTCCTGGTCACATGAAGTCCACAGATCATCTGGAAG ACCTCAATTCAACCATCTCTGGTAATAACAGCCAAGCGACGTCACGGCCTACCACCATCACTATCAGACCAACAACCAACGGTACTTCCAATGACAACCAAACTACTACCTGGCCGAACACAACCATTGAAGCAACCACCCGACCCAGTCTCAACAACTCGGACGCCACCCCGCCAACTCCTGGTCACA ACCTCAATACAATCATCTCTGGTGAAAACAGCCAAGCAACCTCACGGCCTACCACCATCACTATCAGACCAACAACCAGCG CAACCACCCGACCCAGTCTCAACAACTTCGAACCCACCCCGCGAACTCCTGGTCACATCAAGTACACAGATTATCTGGAAG AAAACTTGAGCGTCAAGGTCGCTGTTGTCACGGTGGGGGTCGTTGCTGGGGCTGTCCTTCTGTCGGCCATCATCTTTGGGATTGTCAAGCGTTACAGACACA CTCACGGTTTTTACTGGGTCAACAGGCCCACTGAATCATGGGTCACAGTGGCCATGCGGCATCTGAGCCTTACTCGGTCTGAGTCTGATtctgagtctgagtctgagtctgagtGA
- the LOC133570302 gene encoding uncharacterized protein isoform X3: MNMIVFFLLAVQMHSVVSVNHSLRHIQLVYYRDSQLKQYVDDGTLDGQDIFFYRSKNRQVEPVQDWMRKITAEDPQYWQRETKKAVVREQFLTNRFETYLKDLNQTEGDQVAVWFSGCKWNDETDEVTGWYMEDMEFTEDENPMKRWTAAKDQGDHIKLIWDDDKAPPDTFMFDSEECPSYLKMLVSILTRTELPKVSLLQETPSSPASCNATGFYPDKAVMFWRKDGERLHEGVDHGEMLQDGTFQMSVDLNVTADMEGKYECVFQLTGVKEDIVTELESRSILSNASGEDLNTTISGNNSQATSWPTTITIRPTTSGTSNDNQTTTWPNTTIEGTTRPSLNNSDATPPTPGHMKSTDHLEDLNTTISGNNSQATSRPTTITIRPTTNGTSNDNQTTTWPNTTIEATTRPSLNNSDATPPTPGHNLNTTISGNNSQATSWPTTITIRPTTSGTSNDNQTTTWPNTTIEATTRPSLNNSDATPPTPGHNLNTTISGNNSQATSWPTTITIRPTTRGTSNDNQTTTWPNTTIEATTRPSLNNSDATPPTPGHMKSTDHLEDLNSTISGNNSQATSRPTTITIRPTTNGTSNDNQTTTWPNTTIEATTRPSLNNSDATPPTPGHNLNTIISGENSQATSRPTTITIRPTTSATTRPSLNNFEPTPRTPGHIKYTDYLEENLSVKVAVVTVGVVAGAVLLSAIIFGIVKRYRHTHGFYWVNRPTESWVTVAMRHLSLTRSESDSESESESE; the protein is encoded by the exons ATGAATATGATTGTCTTCTTTCTTCTGGCCGTGCAAATGCACAGTGTGGTGTCAG tgAATCACTCTCTGCGGCATATCCAACTGGTGTACTATCGAGATTCACAGCTCAAGCAGTATGTTGACGATGGTACTCTGGATGGCCAAGACATTTTCTTCTACAGGAGCAAGAACAGACAAGTAGAACCGGTTCAGGACTGGATGAGAAAAATCACAGCAGAAGATCCTCAGTACTGGCAGAGAGAGACCAAGAAGGCTGTTGTTCGTGAGCAGTTCCTCACAAACAGATTTGAAACTTATTTGAAGGATTTGAATCAAACTGaag GTGATCAAGTTGCTGTGTGGTTTTCTGGATGTAaatggaatgatgagactgatgaggtCACAGGTTGGTATATGGAAGACATGGAATTTACTGAAGACGAAAACCCAATGAAGAGATGGACCGCAGCAAAAGATCAAGGGGATCACATCAAACTGATCTGGGACGATGACAAAGCTCCCCCAGACACCTTCATGTTCGACAGTGAGGAGtgtccttcttacttgaagaTGCTTGTGAGCATCTTAACGAGAACAG agctTCCAAAGGTGTCCCTACTCCAGGAGACACCATCTTCTCCGGCCAGCTGCAACGCAACAGGTTTCTACCCCGACAAAGCCGTCatgttttggaggaaagacggcgagAGGCTGCACGAGGGCGTGGACCACGGAGAAATGCTCCAAgacggaaccttccagatgtcTGTGGACCTGAACGTGACGGCCGACAtggagggcaagtacgaatgtgtgtttCAGCTGACTGGCGTCAAGGAGGACATCGTCACCGAGCTGGAGAGCagaagcatcctgagcaacgcGAGCGGtgaag ACCTCAATACAACCATCTCTGGTAATAACAGCCAAGCGACGTCATGGCCTACCACCATCACTATCAGACCAACAACCAGCGGTACTTCCAATGACAACCAAACTACTACCTGGCCGAACACAACCATTGAAGGAACCACCCGACCCAGTCTCAACAACTCGGATGCCACCCCGCCAACTCCTGGTCACATGAAGTCCACAGATCATCTGGAAG ACCTCAATACAACCATCTCTGGTAATAACAGCCAAGCAACCTCACGGCCGACCACCATCACTATCAGACCAACAACCAACGGTACTTCCAATGACAACCAAACTACTACCTGGCCGAACACAACCATTGAAGCAACCACCCGACCCAGTCTCAACAACTCGGACGCCACCCCGCCAACTCCTGGTCACA ACCTTAATACAACCATCTCTGGTAATAACAGCCAAGCGACGTCATGGCCTACCACCATCACTATCAGACCAACAACCAGCGGTACTTCCAATGACAACCAAACTACTACCTGGCCGAACACAACCATTGAAGCAACCACCCGACCCAGTCTCAACAACTCGGACGCCACCCCGCCAACTCCTGGTCACA ACCTCAATACAACCATCTCTGGTAATAACAGCCAAGCAACGTCATGGCCTACCACCATCACTATCAGACCAACAACCCGCGGTACTTCCAATGACAACCAAACTACTACCTGGCCGAACACAACCATTGAAGCAACCACCCGACCCAGTCTCAACAACTCGGATGCCACCCCGCCAACTCCTGGTCACATGAAGTCCACAGATCATCTGGAAG ACCTCAATTCAACCATCTCTGGTAATAACAGCCAAGCGACGTCACGGCCTACCACCATCACTATCAGACCAACAACCAACGGTACTTCCAATGACAACCAAACTACTACCTGGCCGAACACAACCATTGAAGCAACCACCCGACCCAGTCTCAACAACTCGGACGCCACCCCGCCAACTCCTGGTCACA ACCTCAATACAATCATCTCTGGTGAAAACAGCCAAGCAACCTCACGGCCTACCACCATCACTATCAGACCAACAACCAGCG CAACCACCCGACCCAGTCTCAACAACTTCGAACCCACCCCGCGAACTCCTGGTCACATCAAGTACACAGATTATCTGGAAG AAAACTTGAGCGTCAAGGTCGCTGTTGTCACGGTGGGGGTCGTTGCTGGGGCTGTCCTTCTGTCGGCCATCATCTTTGGGATTGTCAAGCGTTACAGACACA CTCACGGTTTTTACTGGGTCAACAGGCCCACTGAATCATGGGTCACAGTGGCCATGCGGCATCTGAGCCTTACTCGGTCTGAGTCTGATtctgagtctgagtctgagtctgagtGA
- the LOC133570302 gene encoding uncharacterized protein isoform X2, whose product MNMIVFFLLAVQMHSVVSVNHSLRHIQLVYYRDSQLKQYVDDGTLDGQDIFFYRSKNRQVEPVQDWMRKITAEDPQYWQRETKKAVVREQFLTNRFETYLKDLNQTEGDQVAVWFSGCKWNDETDEVTGWYMEDMEFTEDENPMKRWTAAKDQGDHIKLIWDDDKAPPDTFMFDSEECPSYLKMLVSILTRTELPKVSLLQETPSSPASCNATGFYPDKAVMFWRKDGERLHEGVDHGEMLQDGTFQMSVDLNVTADMEGKYECVFQLTGVKEDIVTELESRSILSNASGEDLNTTISGNNSQATSRPTTITIRPTTNGTSNDNQTTTWPNTTIEATTRPSLNNSDATPPTPGHNLNTTISGNNSQATSWPTTITIRPTTSGTSNDNQTTTWPNTTIEATTRPSLNNSDATPPTPGHMKSTDHLEDLNTTISGNNSQATSWPTTITIRPTTSGTSNDNQTTTWPNTTIEATTRPSLNNSDATPPTPGHNLNTTISGNNSQATSWPTTITIRPTTRGTSNDNQTTTWPNTTIEATTRPSLNNSDATPPTPGHMKSTDHLEDLNSTISGNNSQATSRPTTITIRPTTNGTSNDNQTTTWPNTTIEATTRPSLNNSDATPPTPGHNLNTIISGENSQATSRPTTITIRPTTSATTRPSLNNFEPTPRTPGHIKYTDYLEENLSVKVAVVTVGVVAGAVLLSAIIFGIVKRYRHTHGFYWVNRPTESWVTVAMRHLSLTRSESDSESESESE is encoded by the exons ATGAATATGATTGTCTTCTTTCTTCTGGCCGTGCAAATGCACAGTGTGGTGTCAG tgAATCACTCTCTGCGGCATATCCAACTGGTGTACTATCGAGATTCACAGCTCAAGCAGTATGTTGACGATGGTACTCTGGATGGCCAAGACATTTTCTTCTACAGGAGCAAGAACAGACAAGTAGAACCGGTTCAGGACTGGATGAGAAAAATCACAGCAGAAGATCCTCAGTACTGGCAGAGAGAGACCAAGAAGGCTGTTGTTCGTGAGCAGTTCCTCACAAACAGATTTGAAACTTATTTGAAGGATTTGAATCAAACTGaag GTGATCAAGTTGCTGTGTGGTTTTCTGGATGTAaatggaatgatgagactgatgaggtCACAGGTTGGTATATGGAAGACATGGAATTTACTGAAGACGAAAACCCAATGAAGAGATGGACCGCAGCAAAAGATCAAGGGGATCACATCAAACTGATCTGGGACGATGACAAAGCTCCCCCAGACACCTTCATGTTCGACAGTGAGGAGtgtccttcttacttgaagaTGCTTGTGAGCATCTTAACGAGAACAG agctTCCAAAGGTGTCCCTACTCCAGGAGACACCATCTTCTCCGGCCAGCTGCAACGCAACAGGTTTCTACCCCGACAAAGCCGTCatgttttggaggaaagacggcgagAGGCTGCACGAGGGCGTGGACCACGGAGAAATGCTCCAAgacggaaccttccagatgtcTGTGGACCTGAACGTGACGGCCGACAtggagggcaagtacgaatgtgtgtttCAGCTGACTGGCGTCAAGGAGGACATCGTCACCGAGCTGGAGAGCagaagcatcctgagcaacgcGAGCGGtgaag ACCTCAATACAACCATCTCTGGTAATAACAGCCAAGCAACCTCACGGCCGACCACCATCACTATCAGACCAACAACCAACGGTACTTCCAATGACAACCAAACTACTACCTGGCCGAACACAACCATTGAAGCAACCACCCGACCCAGTCTCAACAACTCGGACGCCACCCCGCCAACTCCTGGTCACA ACCTCAATACAACCATCTCTGGTAATAACAGCCAAGCGACGTCATGGCCTACCACCATCACTATCAGACCAACAACCAGCGGTACTTCCAATGACAACCAAACTACTACCTGGCCGAACACAACCATTGAAGCAACCACCCGACCCAGTCTCAACAACTCGGATGCCACCCCGCCAACTCCTGGTCACATGAAGTCCACAGATCATCTGGAAG ACCTTAATACAACCATCTCTGGTAATAACAGCCAAGCGACGTCATGGCCTACCACCATCACTATCAGACCAACAACCAGCGGTACTTCCAATGACAACCAAACTACTACCTGGCCGAACACAACCATTGAAGCAACCACCCGACCCAGTCTCAACAACTCGGACGCCACCCCGCCAACTCCTGGTCACA ACCTCAATACAACCATCTCTGGTAATAACAGCCAAGCAACGTCATGGCCTACCACCATCACTATCAGACCAACAACCCGCGGTACTTCCAATGACAACCAAACTACTACCTGGCCGAACACAACCATTGAAGCAACCACCCGACCCAGTCTCAACAACTCGGATGCCACCCCGCCAACTCCTGGTCACATGAAGTCCACAGATCATCTGGAAG ACCTCAATTCAACCATCTCTGGTAATAACAGCCAAGCGACGTCACGGCCTACCACCATCACTATCAGACCAACAACCAACGGTACTTCCAATGACAACCAAACTACTACCTGGCCGAACACAACCATTGAAGCAACCACCCGACCCAGTCTCAACAACTCGGACGCCACCCCGCCAACTCCTGGTCACA ACCTCAATACAATCATCTCTGGTGAAAACAGCCAAGCAACCTCACGGCCTACCACCATCACTATCAGACCAACAACCAGCG CAACCACCCGACCCAGTCTCAACAACTTCGAACCCACCCCGCGAACTCCTGGTCACATCAAGTACACAGATTATCTGGAAG AAAACTTGAGCGTCAAGGTCGCTGTTGTCACGGTGGGGGTCGTTGCTGGGGCTGTCCTTCTGTCGGCCATCATCTTTGGGATTGTCAAGCGTTACAGACACA CTCACGGTTTTTACTGGGTCAACAGGCCCACTGAATCATGGGTCACAGTGGCCATGCGGCATCTGAGCCTTACTCGGTCTGAGTCTGATtctgagtctgagtctgagtctgagtGA